From one Takifugu rubripes chromosome 14, fTakRub1.2, whole genome shotgun sequence genomic stretch:
- the eef1g gene encoding elongation factor 1-gamma, whose product MAAGTLYTYPENWRAFKAQIAAQYSGASLKVASAAPAFTFGQTNRSPVFLKNFPLGKVPAYQGNDGFCLFESNAIAHYLGNDELRGTNPEAAAQVLQWVSFADSEIVPPASAWVFPTLGIMQFNKQATEQAKEDVKKVLTVLNQHLNTRTFLVGERVSLADIAVVCSMLWLYKQVLDPSFRQPFTNVSRWFVTCVNQPQFKAVLGEVKLCEKMAQFDAKRFAEMQPRKEAPAKKEKQGKEAAKPQEKKEKKKEEKKEEKKPAPEEEMDICDAAVASEPKAKDPFADLPKSPFVMDEFKRKYSNEDTLTVAVPYFWENFDPEGYSIWYSQYKYNDELTLAFMSCNLISGMFQRLDKLRKNAFASVILFGKDHSSSISGIWIVRGHKLPFTLSPDWGIDYESYDWRKMDPNSEECKTMVKEYFLWEGEFKHVGKTFNQGKIFK is encoded by the exons ATGGCGGCGGGG ACTCTGTATACGTATCCAGAGAACTGGCGGGCATTCAAGGCCCAAATTGCTGCCCAGTATAGTGGTGCTAGTCTCAAAGTTGCCAGCGCCGCCCCTGCCTTCACCTTCGGCCAGACAAATCGAAGCCCCGTCTTTCTAAAAAACTTCCCTCTGGGCAAG GTACCTGCCTACCAGGGAAATGACGGCTTCTGTCTGTTTGAGAGTAACGCCATTGCTCATTACT TGGGCAATGATGAACTGCGTGGCACCAATCCTGAGGCTGCCGCTCAGGTGCTGCAGTGGGTGAGCTTTGCTGACTCTGAGATCGTCCCTCCAGCCAGCGCATGGGTTTTTCCCACTCTGGGAATCATGCAGTTCAACAAGCAG GCTACAGAGCAGGCCAAGGAGGACGTGAAAAAGGTCCTGACGGTGCTGAACCAACACCTGAACACCCGCACCTTCCTGGTTGGAGAGAGGGTTAGCCTCGCCGACATCGCCGTCGTCTGCTCCATGCTCTGGCTGTACAAACAG GTCCTTGATCCTTCTTTCCGCCAGCCTTTCACCAACGTGTCTCGCTGGTTTGTCACCTGTGTCAATCAGCCTCAGTTCAAGGCCGTTCTTGGGGAAGTTAAACTGTGTGAAAAGATGGCCCAGTTTGATG CTAAGAGGTTTGCTGAAATGCAGCCCAGGAAAGAGGCGCCGGCGAAGAAGGAGAAACAAGGGAAAGAGGCAGCCAAGCCccaggagaagaaggaaaagaagaaggaagagaagaaagaagagaagaagcccgctccagaggaggagatggataTCTGCGACGCCGCTGTGGCTTCTGAGCCCAAAGCTAAGGACCCTTTTGCAGACCTCCCAAAGAG tCCCTTTGTCATGGATGAATTCAAGAGAAAGTATTCCAACGAGGACACCCTAACAGTAGCAGTTCCTTACTTCTGGGAGAACTTTGACCCTGAGGGATACTCCATCTGGTACAGCCAATACAAATATAACGACGAGCTCACGCTTGCCTTCATGAGCTGCAATCTTATCTCAG GCATGTTCCAGCGCCTGGACAAACTCAGAAAAAATGCCTTTGCTAGTGTCATCTTGTTTGGCAaagaccacagcagcagcatctccggCATCTGGATCGTCAGGGGCCACAAACTGCCTTTCACT CTGTCTCCCGACTGGGGAATTGACTACGAATCATATGACTGGCGCAAGATGGATCCCAACAGCGAGGAGTGCAAAACTATGGTAAAGGAGTACTTTCTGTGGGAGGGAGAATTCAAACACGTGGGCAAGACCTTCAACCAGGGCAAGATCTTCAAGTGA
- the polr2g gene encoding DNA-directed RNA polymerase II subunit RPB7, which yields MFYHISLEHEILLHPRYFGPNLLNTVKQKLFTEVEGTCTGKYGFVIAVTTIDNIGAGVIQPGRGFVLYPVKYKAIVFRPFKGEVVDAVVTQVNKVGLFTEIGPMSCFISRHSIPSEMEFDPNSNPPCYKTVDEDIVIQQDDEIRLKIVGTRVDKNDIFAIGSLMDDYLGLVS from the exons ATGTTTTATCAT ATTTCTTTAGAGCATGAAATCTTGCTACACCCGAGATACTTTGGCCCCAACCTCCTCAACACAGTGAAGCAGAAACTCTTCACAGAGGTGGAAGGGACCTGCACTGGCAA gTATGGCTTTGTGATTGCAGTCACCACCATTGACAACATCGGTGCAGGTGTAATTCAGCCTGGGAGAGGGTTTGTCCTCTATCCAGTCAAGTATAAAGCCATTGTATTCCGTCCATTTAAAGGGGAAGTGGTTGATGCTGTGGTCACCCAAGTAAATAAG GTTGGACTGTTCACAGAAATTGGTCCCATGTCTTGCTTCATCTCTCGCCAT TCCATTCCATCAGAAATGGAGTTTGACCCTAATTCTAATCCTCCTTGTTACAAGACAGTTGATGAG GATATTGTAATCCAACAAGATGATGAGATCCGGCTGAAAATCGTGGGTACGAGAGTTGACAAAAATGACATT TTTGCCATCGGGTCCCTCATGGATGACTATCTGG GCCTTGTGAGCTGA
- the LOC101068623 gene encoding uncharacterized protein, producing MATKLVSKIFRPTLLTQLVSCRSSSVYRPGAGPVSWRRSYSSETPPENISRFPVPNRKDLPYDMVELMDEVETKGGFLPNVFKVLSHRPAEFRAFFSYYNELMNKETGSLTKADRELIVVATSIHNKCLYCVVSHSALHRIYSKKPTLADQVVVNYHNADLTPRELAMLDFAMAVCRSDTITEQHFQDLEKHGFDREDAWDIAAIAAFFAMSNRLAHLTDMRPNLDFYNMGRVPRNKSKDGGPVKSD from the exons ATGGCTACTAAACTCGTCTCTAAAATATTTCGTCCGACTCTGTTAACACAGCTT GTGTCGTGCCGGTCGTCTTCTGTTTATCGACCCGGAGCGGGGCCAGTGTCGTGGCGCAGGAGTTACTCCAGCGAAACACCCCCGGAGAACATCAGCCGCTTCCCTGTTCCTAACAGAAAAGACCTTCCTTATGATATGGTGGAGCTTATGGACGAAGTTGAGACAAAG GGAGGCTTTCTGCCCAATGTCTTCAAAGTTCTATCCCACAGACCGGCCGAGTTCAGAGCCTTCTTTTCCTATTACAATGAACTGATGAACAAAGAGACAG GCAGCCTTACAAAGGCAGACCGTGAGCTGATTGTGGTGGCCACCAGTATCCACAACAAGTGTCTCTACTGTGTGGTATCCCACAGCGCACTGCACCGGATCTACTCCAAGAAACCCACTCTGGCCGATCAG GTGGTCGTTAATTATCACAACGCAGACCTGACGCCTCGAGAGCTCGCCATGCTGGACTTTGCGATGGCCGTGTGTCGCAGTGACACTATCACGGAGCAGCATTTCCAGGATCTGGAGAAACACGGCTTTGACCGTGAGGACGCCTGGGACATCGCCGCCATTGCCGCTTTCTTCGCCATGTCCAATCGGCTCGCTCACCTCACTGACATGAGGCCCAATCTGGACTTTTATAACATGGGTCGTGTACCGAGGAACAAGAGCAAAGATGGAGGACCAGTGAAAAGCGACTAG
- the LOC446091 gene encoding neuronal acetylcholine receptor subunit alpha-7 — protein MRFYKFWRSVGFYICAAALFQGSLQGEYQRKLYKELLANYNRLERPVVNDSAPILVELGLTLLQIIDVDEKNQVLMTNAWLQLYWTDIYLTWNPESYPGVQNLRFPSDQVWTPDILLYNSADERFDATFHTNVLVNASGYCQYIPPGILKSTCYIDVRWFPFDVQKCDLKFGSWTHNGWLLDLQMLDVDTSTYIPNGEWDLVGVPAKRNELYYDCCKEPYPDVTFTVTMRRRTLYYGLNLLIPCVLISGLALLVFLLPADSGEKISLGITVLLSLTVFMLLVAEIMPATSDSVPLIAQYFASTMMIVGMSVVVTVIVLQFHHHDPHGGKMPKWVRVILLNWCAWFLRMKQPGDERKRPGYKARHLSQRHSSSSSIEMSAMPSLSVPLAQTSGPSCPTGTSNGSMGFYFSTYHPTDSSSCPPSSDSGVALGGRNHSSPSEEAEPPVGGSGGSLGMGVGRVSIPPPEIMCILEEVSYIAQRFRDQDEAEAICSEWKFAAAVVDRLCLVAFSLFSIICTFTILMSAPNFIEAVSKDFT, from the exons ATGCGCTTCTACAAGTTCTGGAGATCGGTTGGCTTCTACATCTGTGCGGCTGCGCTTTTCCAAG GGTCTCTGCAGGGGGAATACCAGAGGAAGCTCTACAAGGAACTGCTGGCTAACTACAACCGGCTGGAGAGGCCCGTGGTCAACGACTCAGCCCCCATCCTGGTGGAGCTGGGCCTCACCCTGCTGCAGATCATCGACGTG GATGAGAAGAACCAAGTGTTGATGACCAATGCATGGCTGCAGTTG TATTGGACAGACATCTACCTAACCTGGAATCCAGAAAGCTACCCTGGTGTCCAGAACCTCCGATTCCCTTCAGACCAGGTCTGGACCCCTGACATCCTGCTCTACAACAG TGCCGACGAGCGGTTTGACGCCACGTTCCACACTAACGTTCTGGTGAACGCGTCAGGCTACTGTCAGTACATCCCGCCAGGCATCCTGAAGAGCACCTGCTACATCGATGTGCGTTGGTTCCCGTTTGATGTCCAAAAATGTGACTTAAAATTCGGCTCCTGGACGCACAACGGCTGGTTGCTGGACCTCCAGATGCTGGACGTGGACACGTCTACATACATACCCAACGGGGAGTGGGACCTCGTGG GGGTGCCGGCCAAGCGTAACGAGCTCTACTACGACTGCTGTAAGGAGCCGTACCCCGATGTGACCTTCACAGTCACCATGCGCCGCAGGACGTTGTATTATGGCCTCAACCTGCTCATCCCCTGTGTGCTGATCTCTGGCTTGGCCCTGCTGGTCTTCTTGCTGCCCGCAGACTCTGGAGAGAAGATTTCTCTGG GCATCACTGTGCTGCTTTCGCTCACTGTCTTCATGCTTCTGGTAGCAGAGATCATGCCCGCCAcgtccgactctgttccactcATCG CGCAGTACTTTGCCAGCACCATGATGATTGTGGGAATGTCTGTGGTGGTGACAGTGATCGTCCTGCAGTTTCACCATCACGACCCTCACGGAGGGAAGATGCCTAAATGG GTTCGTGTGATTTTGTTGAACTGGTGTGCCTGGTTCCTCCGAATGAAGCAACCCGGTGACGAGCGTAAGCGGCCGGGTTATAAAGCTCGCCACCTCTCCCAGCGTcactccagctccagctccataGAGATGAGCGCCATGCCCAGCCTCAGCGTGCCCCTCGCTCAGACCTCTGGCCCATCGTGCCCAACAGGAACCTCCAACGGCTCCATGGGTTTTTACTTTAGCACCTACCACCCGACAGACAGCTCATCCTGTCCCCCTTCCAGTGACTCTGGGGTGGCACTTGGAGGACGCAACCACAGCTCCCCCagcgaggaggcggagccacctGTCGGAGGCAGCGGCGGAAGCCTGGGAATGGGAGTGGGAAGGGTCAGCATCCCCCCACCAGAGATCATGTGCATCCTTGAGGAGGTGTCCTACATAGCCCAGAGGTTCCGGGACCAAGACGAGGCCGAGGCCATCTGCAGCGAGTGGAAGTttgcggcggcggtggtggacCGCCTCTGTCTGGTggccttctccctcttctccatcATCTGCACCTTCACCATCCTCATGTCTGCGCCCAACTTCATAGAGGCCGTTTCAAAGGACTTCACATAG